A section of the Nomascus leucogenys isolate Asia unplaced genomic scaffold, Asia_NLE_v1 Super-Scaffold_518, whole genome shotgun sequence genome encodes:
- the LOC115833661 gene encoding beta-defensin 105A-like, whose product MALIRKTFYFLFAVFFILVQLPSGCQAGLDFSQPFPSGEFAVFESCKFSWGKCRKECLENEKPGGNCRLNFLCCRQSI is encoded by the exons ATGGCCCTGATcaggaagacattttattttctatttgctgtGTTCTTCATTTTGGTTCAACTGCCATCAG gGTGCCAGGCAGGACTTGATTTTTCCCAACCATTTCCATCGG GTGAGTTTGCCGTCTTTGAGTCATGCAAGTTCAGTTGGGGAAAATGCAGGAAGGAGTGCTTGGAGAATGAGAAGCCCGGTGGAAATTGCAGGCTGAACTTTCTCTGCTGCAGACAGAGTATCTGA